In Bos mutus isolate GX-2022 chromosome 2, NWIPB_WYAK_1.1, whole genome shotgun sequence, one DNA window encodes the following:
- the LOC102281706 gene encoding small ribosomal subunit protein eS1, which yields MVVGKNKRLTKGGKKGAKKKVVDPFSKKDWYDVKAPAMFNIRNIGKTLVTRTQGTKITSDGLKGRVFEVSLADLQNDEVAFRKFKLITEDVQGKNCLTNFHGMDLTRDKMCSMVKIWQTMIEAHVNVKTTDGYLLRLFCVGFTKKRNNQIRKTSYAQHQQVRQIRKKMMEIMT from the coding sequence ATGGTGGTCGGCAAGAACAAGCGCCTTACGAAAGGAGGCAAAAAGGGAGCCAAGAAGAAAGTGGTTGACCCATTTTCTAAAAAAGATTGGTATGATGTGAAAGCACCAGCTATGTTCAACATAAGGAATATTGGGAAAACATTGGTCACCAGAACTCAAGGAACCAAAATCACATCTGATGGCCTCAAAGGTCGTGTTTTTGAAGTGAGTCTTGCTGATCTGCAGAATGATGAAGTAGCATTTAGAAAATTCAAGCTAATTACGGAGGATGTTCAGGGCAAAAACTGCCTGACTAATTTTCATGGTATGGATCTTACCCGTGACAAAATGTGCTCCATGGTCAAAATATGGCAGACCATGATTGAAGCTCACGTTAATGTCAAGACTACCGATGGTTACTTGCTTCGTCTATTCTGTGTGGGTTTTACTAAAAAGCGCAACAATCAGATTCGGAAGACCTCTTACGCCCAGCACCAGCAGGTGCGCCAGATCCGCAAGAAGATGATGGAAATCATGACCTGA